In Pongo abelii isolate AG06213 chromosome 5, NHGRI_mPonAbe1-v2.0_pri, whole genome shotgun sequence, a single genomic region encodes these proteins:
- the RPL10A gene encoding large ribosomal subunit protein uL1: MSSKVSRDTLYEAVREVLHGNQRKRRKFLETVELQISLKNYDPQKDKRFSGTVRLKSTPRPKFSVCVLGDQQHCDEAKAVDIPHMDIEALKKLNKNKKLVKKLAKKYDAFLASESLIKQIPRILGPGLNKAGKFPSLLTHNENMVAKVDEVKSTIKFQMKKVLCLAVAVGHVKMTDDELVYNIHLAVNFLVSLLKKNWQNVRALYIKSTMGKPQRLY; encoded by the exons ATGAG CAGCAAAGTCTCTCGCGACACCCTGTACGAGGCGGTGCGGGAAGTCCTGCATGGGAACCAGCGCAAGCGCCGCAA GTTCCTGGAGACGGTGGAGTTGCAGATCAGCTTGAAGAACTATGACCCCCAGAAGGACAAGCGCTTCTCGGGCACCGTCAG GCTTAAGTCCACTCCCCGCCCTAAGTTCTCTGTGTGTGTCCTGGGGGACCAGCAGCACTGTGACGAGGCTAAGGCCGTGGATATCCCCCACATGGACATCGAGGCGCTGAAAAAACTCAACAAGAATAAAAAACTGGTCAAGAAGCTGG CCAAGAAGTATGATGCGTTTTTGGCCTCAGAGTCTCTGATCAAGCAGATTCCACGAATCCTCGGCCCAGGTCTAAATAAGGCAGGAAAGTTCCCTTCCCTGCTCACACACAACGAAAACATGGTGGCCAAAGTGGATGAGGTGAAGTCCACAATCAAGTTCCAAATGAAGAAG gTGTTATGTCTGGCTGTAGCTGTTGGTCACGTGAAGATGACAGACGATGAGCTTGTGTATAACATTCACCTGGCTGTCAACTTCTTGGTGTCATTGCTCAAGAAAAACTGGCAGAATGTCCGGGCCTTATATATCAAGAGCACCATGGGCAAGCCCCAGCGTCTATATTAA